The following are encoded together in the Thermodesulfovibrionales bacterium genome:
- a CDS encoding winged helix-turn-helix domain-containing protein translates to MIVLKDLFSSSVRADVLSVLLNNPDERFYMREIANLIRKNPSGVKRELDRLEKMGIVISEKVANLKYFRANKESPLYSELKDLIAKSLGLPGALKALLRASGAKVGFIYGPYACGEDTTKVDLLVVGASSVFESGVKNLEKKFGVKINYILLDEEDYRQKKRRRDSNLKKILSEKRITLIGRA, encoded by the coding sequence ATGATTGTACTGAAGGATTTATTTTCATCATCGGTGAGGGCAGATGTGCTATCAGTACTGCTGAATAACCCTGATGAAAGATTTTATATGAGGGAGATTGCAAACCTCATAAGAAAAAATCCCTCCGGCGTAAAGCGAGAGCTTGACAGACTGGAGAAGATGGGAATTGTAATAAGTGAAAAGGTAGCGAACCTTAAATATTTCAGGGCAAATAAAGAATCTCCTCTTTACTCCGAGCTCAAGGACCTCATTGCAAAATCTCTAGGACTTCCAGGAGCATTGAAGGCACTTCTTAGAGCATCAGGTGCGAAGGTGGGTTTTATCTACGGACCTTATGCTTGTGGTGAGGATACGACTAAGGTAGATCTGCTGGTAGTAGGAGCTTCGTCAGTCTTTGAATCAGGTGTTAAAAATCTGGAGAAAAAATTTGGCGTAAAGATTAATTATATTCTTCTGGATGAAGAGGATTACAGGCAGAAAAAAAGAAGAAGGGATAGTAATCTTAAAAAGATTCTTTCAGAAAAAAGGATTACCCTGATAGGCAGGGCCTGA